A stretch of the Streptomyces sp. NBC_01428 genome encodes the following:
- the gndA gene encoding NADP-dependent phosphogluconate dehydrogenase, with translation MKATAQIGVTGLAVMGRNLARNFARNGYTVAVHNRTPARTKALIEEFGHEGAFVPAESAEEFVAALERPRRLMIMVQAGAATDAVIDEFAPLLEDGDMIIDGGNAHFTDTRRREQSLRERGIHFVGAGVSGGEEGALHGPSIMPGGSPESYASLGPMFETISAKVDGEPCATHIGTDGAGHFVKMVHNGIEYADMQLIGEAYDLLRRVGGYTPAQIAEIFRRWNRGRLDSYLIEITAEVLAHKDAATGEPFVDVVVDAAGQKGTGRWTVQTALDLGSPVTAIAQATFARAASSQAGLRAAYRDLPGGTHWDLSATEAERFTSQVEHALYASKLIAYDQGWKMILDAAAEYGWDIDLGEVAKIWRGGCIVRAAFLDRIRAAYAVDPGLVSLLSDAGFATEIKDAQVPWREVVATATRRGVPVPAFSAALSYYDTLRADRLPAALTQGQRDFFGAHTYRRTDREGSFHTLWGESSRGETEVL, from the coding sequence ATGAAGGCGACCGCGCAGATCGGCGTCACAGGGCTCGCCGTGATGGGCCGCAACCTGGCCCGCAACTTCGCCCGGAACGGCTACACCGTCGCCGTCCACAACCGCACGCCCGCCCGGACCAAGGCGTTGATCGAGGAGTTCGGGCACGAGGGGGCCTTCGTGCCCGCCGAGTCGGCCGAGGAGTTCGTCGCGGCGCTGGAACGCCCCCGCCGCCTGATGATCATGGTGCAGGCGGGTGCGGCCACCGACGCCGTCATCGACGAGTTCGCGCCGCTCCTCGAGGACGGCGACATGATCATCGACGGCGGCAACGCGCACTTCACCGACACCCGTCGCCGTGAGCAGTCGCTGCGCGAGCGCGGCATCCACTTCGTCGGCGCCGGGGTGTCCGGCGGCGAGGAGGGTGCCCTGCACGGGCCGAGCATCATGCCCGGCGGTTCACCGGAGTCGTACGCCTCGCTCGGCCCGATGTTCGAGACGATCAGCGCCAAGGTGGACGGTGAACCCTGTGCCACCCACATCGGCACGGACGGTGCCGGCCACTTCGTGAAGATGGTCCACAACGGTATCGAGTACGCCGACATGCAGCTGATCGGCGAGGCCTACGACCTGCTCCGCCGGGTGGGCGGTTACACGCCGGCGCAGATCGCGGAGATCTTCCGGCGCTGGAACAGGGGCCGCCTCGACTCGTACCTGATCGAGATCACCGCCGAGGTCCTCGCGCACAAGGACGCCGCCACCGGGGAGCCGTTCGTGGACGTCGTGGTCGACGCCGCGGGGCAGAAGGGCACCGGCCGCTGGACGGTGCAGACCGCCCTGGACCTCGGCTCGCCGGTCACCGCCATCGCCCAGGCGACCTTCGCGCGGGCCGCCTCCAGCCAGGCCGGGCTGCGCGCCGCCTACCGCGACCTGCCCGGCGGCACCCACTGGGACCTGTCGGCGACGGAGGCGGAGCGGTTCACCAGCCAGGTCGAACACGCCCTGTACGCCTCGAAGTTGATCGCCTACGACCAGGGCTGGAAGATGATCCTGGACGCCGCCGCGGAGTACGGCTGGGACATCGACCTCGGTGAGGTGGCGAAGATCTGGCGCGGCGGATGCATCGTCCGGGCCGCGTTCCTCGACCGGATCCGGGCCGCCTACGCCGTCGATCCGGGCCTGGTCAGCCTGCTCTCGGACGCGGGTTTCGCCACCGAGATCAAGGACGCGCAGGTGCCGTGGCGCGAGGTCGTCGCCACGGCCACCCGCAGGGGCGTCCCGGTGCCCGCCTTCTCCGCCGCCCTGTCGTACTACGACACCCTGCGCGCCGACCGGCTGCCCGCCGCGCTCACCCAGGGCCAGCGCGACTTCTTCGGCGCCCACACCTACCGGCGCACCGACCGCGAGGGCAGCTTCCACACACTGTGGGGGGAGAGCTCGCGGGGAGAGACCGAGGTGCTCTGA
- the thiD gene encoding bifunctional hydroxymethylpyrimidine kinase/phosphomethylpyrimidine kinase, producing the protein MTTPPRVLTIAGSDSGGGAGIQADLKTMLALGAHGMSVLTAVTAQNSVGVQGAWELSEDAVRAQYRSVVDDIGVQAVKTGMLSSPGLVTTVAELLADVGVPVVVDPVSVSKHGHRLLADDALDAVRNRLLPRATVATPNLDEVAQLTGLKVTDEEGMRRAADRLLAYGPRWVLVKGGHLPGEAVDLLTDGTAEHWLHAPRHDNRHTHGTGCTLASAVAVGLAEGLAVPDAVRRAKDYVTAAIEAGFPLGSGIGPVDHGWALRGDA; encoded by the coding sequence ATGACCACGCCGCCCCGCGTTCTGACGATCGCCGGATCCGACTCCGGTGGAGGCGCCGGAATCCAGGCCGACCTGAAGACGATGCTGGCGCTCGGCGCCCACGGGATGAGTGTGCTCACGGCGGTGACCGCGCAGAACTCCGTCGGTGTGCAGGGGGCTTGGGAGTTGTCCGAGGACGCGGTGCGCGCCCAGTACCGCAGCGTCGTCGACGACATCGGCGTGCAGGCCGTCAAGACGGGCATGCTGTCGTCGCCCGGCCTCGTCACGACGGTGGCCGAACTCCTGGCGGACGTGGGAGTGCCGGTCGTCGTCGACCCGGTGAGTGTCTCCAAGCACGGGCACCGGCTGCTGGCCGACGACGCGCTCGACGCCGTACGGAACCGGCTGTTGCCGCGCGCGACGGTGGCCACCCCGAACCTCGACGAGGTGGCCCAGCTCACCGGTCTGAAGGTGACGGACGAGGAGGGTATGCGGCGGGCCGCCGACCGCCTCCTCGCGTACGGCCCGCGCTGGGTGCTGGTGAAGGGCGGTCATCTGCCGGGGGAGGCCGTCGACCTGCTCACCGACGGGACGGCGGAGCACTGGCTGCACGCGCCCCGCCACGACAACCGGCATACGCACGGCACCGGTTGCACCCTCGCGTCGGCCGTCGCGGTCGGCCTGGCCGAGGGTCTGGCGGTTCCGGACGCCGTGCGGCGGGCCAAGGACTACGTGACCGCGGCGATCGAGGCGGGATTCCCGCTCGGGTCGGGCATCGGACCGGTGGACCACGGATGGGCGCTGCGCGGGGACGCGTGA
- a CDS encoding VOC family protein, which translates to MRRIALVTLVVDDYDEAIRHYTEALGFRLAEDSPRPDGSRWVVVEPGTDAGGTGLLLARAKNEAQRGRVGDQTGGRVGFFLHTDDFARDHARMLAAGVTFLEEPRHEPYGSVAVFQDLYGNRWDLLQPAG; encoded by the coding sequence ATGCGACGCATCGCCCTGGTCACCCTCGTCGTCGACGACTACGACGAGGCGATCCGCCACTACACCGAAGCCCTCGGTTTCCGCCTGGCCGAGGACAGCCCGCGGCCGGACGGATCCCGCTGGGTCGTCGTCGAACCCGGGACCGACGCCGGAGGCACCGGGCTGCTGCTGGCCCGCGCCAAGAACGAGGCGCAGCGCGGCCGGGTTGGCGACCAGACGGGCGGCCGCGTCGGCTTCTTCCTGCACACCGACGACTTCGCCCGGGACCACGCCCGGATGCTCGCCGCCGGGGTGACCTTCCTGGAGGAACCCCGCCACGAGCCGTACGGGTCGGTGGCCGTCTTCCAGGACCTGTACGGCAATCGCTGGGACCTGCTCCAGCCCGCCGGCTGA
- a CDS encoding mycothiol transferase, with product MHAKDILIDAFGRIQEEVHATVEGLQPEDLNARPGETANSISWLVWHLTRVQDDHVADAAGTEQVWLTGDWSKRFGLDLPRGDTGYGHTAAKVARVRVESGDLLTGYHDAVHERTLEFIGGLAAKDLERVVDERWDPAVTLGVRLVSVLSDDLQHVGQAAYVRGLVQRA from the coding sequence ATGCATGCAAAGGACATCCTCATCGACGCGTTCGGCCGCATCCAGGAAGAAGTCCACGCCACCGTCGAGGGCCTCCAGCCGGAGGACCTCAACGCCCGTCCCGGCGAGACGGCCAACTCGATCTCCTGGCTGGTCTGGCATCTCACCCGCGTCCAGGACGACCATGTCGCCGACGCCGCCGGAACCGAGCAGGTCTGGCTGACCGGGGACTGGTCGAAGCGGTTCGGGCTCGACCTGCCCCGCGGGGACACCGGATACGGTCACACCGCCGCGAAGGTCGCCCGGGTCCGGGTGGAGTCGGGCGACCTGCTGACCGGCTACCACGACGCCGTCCACGAGCGGACCCTGGAGTTCATCGGCGGCCTGGCCGCCAAGGACCTGGAGCGCGTCGTGGACGAGCGCTGGGACCCGGCGGTCACCCTGGGCGTGCGCCTGGTCAGCGTCCTGTCCGACGATCTCCAGCACGTCGGACAGGCCGCCTACGTCCGCGGTCTGGTTCAGCGGGCGTAG
- a CDS encoding adenosine deaminase, which yields MTAPRIDIDTIRRLPKAVLHDHLDGGLRPATLVELAETVGHTLPTTDPQELADWYYEAANSGDLVRYIATFEHTLAVMQSREGLLRTAEEYVLDLAEDGVVYGEVRYAPELMVNGGLTLPEVVETVQEGLAAGMAKAAAAGTPVRVGTLLCGMRMFDRTREIADLAVAFRDAGVVGFDIAGAEDGFPPADHLAAFEHLRGESVPFTIHAGEAHGLPSIHQALQVCGAQRIGHGVRITEDIVDGKLGRLAGWVRDRRVALEMCPTSNLQTGAARSIAEHPITALRDLGFRVTLNTDNRLVSGTTMTREMALLVAEAGWGIDDLRTVTVNAVKSAFIPYDERRALIEDVVLPGYAR from the coding sequence ATGACCGCGCCCCGCATCGACATCGACACCATCCGCAGGCTGCCCAAGGCGGTGCTGCACGACCACCTCGACGGCGGTCTGCGCCCGGCCACCCTGGTCGAGCTCGCGGAGACCGTCGGGCACACCCTGCCGACCACGGACCCGCAGGAACTGGCCGACTGGTACTACGAGGCCGCCAACTCCGGCGACCTGGTGCGCTACATAGCCACCTTCGAGCACACCCTCGCAGTGATGCAGTCCCGCGAGGGGCTGCTGCGCACGGCCGAGGAGTACGTCCTCGACCTCGCCGAGGACGGCGTCGTCTACGGAGAGGTGCGCTACGCGCCCGAGCTGATGGTGAACGGCGGGCTGACCCTGCCCGAGGTCGTCGAGACCGTGCAGGAGGGCCTCGCGGCCGGTATGGCCAAGGCCGCGGCGGCCGGCACCCCGGTCCGGGTCGGCACGCTGCTGTGCGGCATGCGGATGTTCGACCGCACGCGGGAGATCGCCGACCTCGCCGTGGCGTTCCGGGACGCCGGGGTCGTCGGCTTCGACATCGCGGGCGCCGAGGACGGCTTCCCGCCGGCCGACCACCTCGCCGCGTTCGAGCACCTGCGGGGCGAGAGCGTCCCGTTCACCATCCACGCCGGTGAGGCGCACGGCCTGCCGAGCATCCATCAGGCGCTCCAGGTGTGCGGCGCCCAGCGCATCGGCCACGGCGTGCGCATCACCGAGGACATCGTGGACGGCAAGCTCGGCCGGCTCGCCGGCTGGGTCCGCGACCGCCGTGTCGCCCTGGAGATGTGCCCCACCTCCAACCTCCAGACGGGCGCGGCCCGTTCCATCGCCGAGCACCCCATCACCGCGCTGCGCGACCTGGGCTTCCGGGTCACCCTCAACACCGACAACCGTCTGGTGTCGGGCACGACGATGACGCGCGAGATGGCGCTGCTCGTCGCGGAGGCGGGCTGGGGCATCGACGACCTGCGCACGGTCACGGTGAACGCGGTCAAGAGCGCCTTCATCCCGTACGACGAGCGCAGGGCGCTCATCGAGGACGTCGTGCTCCCGGGCTACGCCCGCTGA
- a CDS encoding alpha/beta fold hydrolase, whose amino-acid sequence MTVISLKSAQVNEGLTLPYAEAGYPSGTPVVFVHGLGDSWWSFEPLLRRLPPSLHGYAPTQRGHGDAGRPADGYTPDDFAADLVAFLDAADIPRAVLVAASTGGIPARIVAGSHPDRIAGLVLLGVPGTLADHPAADAWRKSLDGLADPVPRAFVEEFVTGATAAPLARGFVETMIEEGLKLPAHVWQETGRGLLDADLGATLAGILVPTLVIWGEQDRFLTRDDQRIILDAVHGAEFLPYENTGHAVHWEQPERVVADIAGFAARITRPGTT is encoded by the coding sequence GTGACCGTGATCTCCCTGAAGTCCGCGCAGGTGAACGAGGGACTGACCCTTCCGTACGCCGAAGCCGGGTACCCCAGCGGTACGCCCGTCGTCTTCGTGCACGGTCTCGGCGACTCCTGGTGGTCCTTCGAGCCCCTCCTGCGGCGGCTGCCGCCGTCCTTGCACGGGTACGCGCCCACGCAGCGGGGCCACGGCGACGCCGGCCGCCCGGCCGACGGCTACACTCCCGACGACTTCGCGGCCGACCTGGTGGCCTTCCTCGACGCCGCCGACATCCCGCGCGCCGTACTCGTGGCGGCGTCCACCGGCGGCATACCCGCGCGGATCGTCGCCGGCAGCCATCCCGACCGTATCGCCGGACTCGTCCTGCTCGGTGTCCCCGGGACCCTCGCGGACCACCCCGCGGCCGACGCGTGGCGCAAGAGTCTGGACGGGCTCGCGGACCCCGTGCCCCGCGCGTTCGTCGAGGAGTTCGTCACCGGCGCGACCGCGGCACCGCTCGCCCGCGGATTCGTCGAGACGATGATCGAGGAGGGCCTCAAGCTCCCGGCCCACGTCTGGCAGGAGACCGGGCGCGGTCTCCTCGACGCCGATCTCGGCGCGACCCTCGCGGGCATCCTGGTGCCCACCCTCGTCATCTGGGGCGAACAGGACCGCTTCCTGACCCGCGACGACCAGCGGATCATCCTGGACGCCGTCCACGGAGCCGAGTTCCTCCCGTACGAGAACACGGGCCACGCCGTCCACTGGGAACAGCCGGAACGCGTGGTCGCCGACATCGCGGGCTTCGCCGCACGAATCACCCGCCCCGGTACCACCTGA
- a CDS encoding aldo/keto reductase, which produces MTAETITASAAGTWTLGDLTVHRIGFGAMRLTGSAAFHHGTPSDRDRSIAVLRQAVDMGVNHIDTAAFYFSSLRSANELINSALSPYADDLVVATKVGPFRDYAGEWGTSARPDQLRAHVEENLRQLGRDHLDLVYLRRMRQDSIAEHFGALAELRDAGMIRHLGISDVGVAHLDEARAIAPVVSVQNRYGLGGTSPENDALLRACGELGIAFVPFYAIAGKGGELGRKADATDAEVRAVAAAHDATPAQIRIAWTLRQGPNVLAIPGTGNPDHLAENIAAGALRLTDAELARLDASQAEA; this is translated from the coding sequence ATGACCGCAGAAACGATCACCGCGTCCGCCGCGGGCACCTGGACACTGGGCGACCTCACCGTCCACCGCATCGGCTTCGGCGCGATGCGACTGACGGGCAGCGCGGCCTTCCACCACGGGACGCCGAGCGACCGCGACCGCTCGATCGCCGTGCTGCGGCAGGCGGTCGACATGGGCGTGAACCACATCGACACCGCCGCCTTCTACTTCTCCTCGCTGCGCTCCGCGAACGAGCTGATCAACAGCGCGCTGTCGCCGTACGCCGACGACCTGGTCGTCGCCACCAAGGTCGGGCCCTTCCGGGACTACGCGGGGGAGTGGGGCACCTCGGCCCGCCCCGACCAACTCCGCGCCCACGTCGAGGAGAACCTGCGGCAGCTCGGCCGCGACCACCTGGACCTGGTGTACCTCCGCCGCATGCGACAGGACTCCATCGCCGAGCACTTCGGGGCGCTCGCCGAACTGCGCGACGCCGGGATGATCCGACACCTCGGCATCTCCGACGTCGGCGTCGCCCACCTCGACGAGGCCCGCGCCATCGCCCCCGTGGTGTCCGTGCAGAACCGGTACGGACTCGGCGGCACCTCGCCGGAGAACGACGCCCTCCTGCGGGCCTGCGGCGAACTCGGCATCGCCTTCGTCCCGTTCTACGCCATCGCGGGCAAGGGCGGCGAGCTGGGCCGGAAGGCCGACGCGACGGACGCCGAGGTGCGCGCCGTCGCCGCGGCGCACGACGCAACCCCCGCACAGATCCGCATCGCCTGGACCCTCCGGCAGGGACCGAACGTGCTCGCCATCCCCGGCACGGGCAATCCGGACCACCTGGCCGAGAACATCGCGGCGGGCGCGCTGCGCCTGACGGACGCGGAACTCGCCCGTCTCGACGCGTCGCAGGCCGAGGCCTGA
- a CDS encoding Rv1733c family protein: protein MRGAQGAQGARQWCWRWRRNPLRRRDDLVEAWIVLIVWTVIVLGGALAGLMTARAAGESFDRLRNDRHPVPAVLVDSTGSNVASGEGSGYEQVRAGVRWTAPDGTPRTGRALVDAGHKAGSNVVIWMNGKGQLTGAPPTTSAAATEAGLLGAGAAVALGGVALAAGGFARWRLDQRRYDRWAREWERLGPQWGHKTP from the coding sequence ATGCGCGGAGCACAGGGAGCACAGGGTGCAAGGCAGTGGTGCTGGCGCTGGCGGAGGAATCCGTTGCGGCGCCGGGACGACCTCGTCGAGGCGTGGATCGTGCTGATCGTCTGGACGGTGATCGTGCTGGGTGGCGCGCTGGCCGGCCTGATGACGGCCCGCGCCGCCGGCGAGTCCTTCGACCGCCTGCGCAACGACCGGCATCCCGTCCCGGCCGTGCTGGTGGACAGCACCGGCTCGAACGTGGCGTCCGGTGAGGGCTCGGGCTACGAACAGGTCCGGGCCGGGGTCCGGTGGACCGCTCCCGACGGCACGCCCCGGACCGGCCGTGCCCTGGTGGACGCCGGGCACAAAGCCGGCTCGAACGTCGTGATCTGGATGAACGGCAAGGGACAGCTCACCGGTGCCCCGCCCACCACCAGCGCCGCGGCCACCGAGGCGGGCCTGCTGGGCGCGGGCGCGGCGGTGGCGCTCGGCGGCGTGGCGCTCGCCGCCGGCGGATTCGCCCGCTGGCGGCTCGACCAGCGGCGCTACGACCGGTGGGCACGCGAGTGGGAGCGGCTCGGGCCGCAGTGGGGACACAAGACACCGTGA
- the sph gene encoding sphingomyelin phosphodiesterase, with amino-acid sequence MPHFSLRRAQCAATLVLSLTAAGLAGASPASAAGAPTPSMKVLTYNVFLMSKNLYPNWGQDHRAAEIPKTSFFRGNDVVVLEEAFDNSASDALKSAAAAEYPYQTPVVGRSRSGWDATGGAYSATTPEDGGVTVLSKWPVLRKEQYVYKDACGSDWWSNKGFAYVVLNVNGTKVHVIGTHAQSTDSGCAAGEAASMRSRQFKAIDAFLDAKNIPADEQVLVAGDMNVDSRSPEYASMLADADLVGADARTGHPYSFDTLQNSIALDRYPDDPREDLDYVLHRTGHARPAGWANEVVKEQCAPWTVSSWGTDSTYTNLSDHNPLRASAG; translated from the coding sequence GTGCCGCACTTCTCACTGCGCCGTGCGCAGTGCGCAGCCACCCTCGTTCTGTCGCTGACCGCCGCGGGCCTCGCCGGGGCCTCGCCCGCGTCGGCGGCCGGGGCCCCGACGCCCTCGATGAAGGTGCTCACGTACAACGTCTTCCTCATGAGCAAGAACCTCTACCCCAACTGGGGCCAGGACCACCGGGCCGCCGAGATCCCGAAGACCTCGTTCTTCCGCGGGAACGACGTCGTGGTGCTGGAGGAGGCCTTCGACAACTCGGCGTCGGACGCGCTGAAGAGCGCGGCGGCTGCCGAGTACCCGTACCAGACCCCCGTGGTGGGCCGGAGCAGGAGCGGCTGGGACGCGACCGGCGGGGCGTACTCCGCCACGACGCCCGAGGACGGCGGGGTCACCGTGCTGAGCAAGTGGCCGGTGCTGCGCAAGGAGCAGTACGTCTACAAGGACGCGTGCGGCTCCGACTGGTGGTCCAACAAGGGCTTCGCCTATGTGGTGTTGAACGTGAACGGGACCAAGGTGCACGTGATCGGCACGCACGCGCAGTCGACGGACTCCGGATGCGCCGCGGGGGAGGCGGCGTCGATGCGCAGCCGCCAGTTCAAGGCGATCGACGCCTTCCTGGACGCCAAGAACATTCCGGCGGACGAACAGGTGCTGGTGGCGGGCGACATGAACGTCGACTCACGGAGTCCCGAGTACGCCTCGATGCTCGCGGACGCGGACCTGGTGGGCGCGGACGCGCGGACCGGCCACCCGTACTCCTTCGACACCCTGCAGAACTCGATCGCCCTCGACCGGTACCCGGACGACCCCCGCGAGGACCTGGACTACGTCCTCCACCGCACGGGGCACGCACGCCCCGCCGGATGGGCGAACGAGGTCGTCAAGGAGCAGTGCGCGCCCTGGACGGTGTCCAGTTGGGGCACCGACTCCACGTACACGAACCTCTCGGACCACAATCCCCTGAGGGCCTCCGCCGGCTGA
- a CDS encoding dienelactone hydrolase family protein: MSELPQPTGSPAHQNVTFPSAGGTAHGYLALPPSGSGPGVIVIQEWWGLTDHIADVTDRLAAEGFVALAPDLYGGNVAHDSEEAFRMMQELPVARGVELLSGAVDHLLGLPEVTSDTVASVGFCMGGGFVLQQAAADPRVSAAVPFYGVIQGELPDFSGLTARILGHYGEEDNSIPLENLDRLREAIEAQSGIVPDLRVYPAGHAFFNDRRPSHDAKSAEQAWTSTLAFLHERLG, encoded by the coding sequence ATGTCCGAGCTGCCGCAGCCGACCGGATCCCCGGCCCACCAGAACGTGACGTTCCCCAGCGCGGGAGGCACCGCGCACGGTTACCTGGCGCTGCCCCCGTCGGGGAGCGGCCCGGGCGTGATCGTGATCCAGGAGTGGTGGGGTCTGACCGACCACATCGCCGACGTGACCGACCGGCTGGCGGCCGAGGGCTTCGTGGCGCTCGCCCCGGACCTGTACGGCGGCAACGTCGCGCACGACAGCGAGGAGGCGTTCCGGATGATGCAGGAGCTGCCCGTCGCACGCGGTGTGGAGCTGCTCTCCGGGGCGGTCGACCATCTGCTGGGACTGCCCGAGGTCACCTCGGACACCGTGGCCTCGGTGGGCTTCTGCATGGGCGGCGGCTTCGTCCTGCAACAGGCGGCGGCGGACCCCCGGGTGAGCGCGGCCGTGCCGTTCTACGGCGTGATCCAGGGCGAGTTGCCCGACTTCTCAGGCCTCACGGCGCGGATCCTCGGCCACTACGGCGAAGAGGACAACTCCATCCCCCTGGAGAACCTGGACCGGCTCCGCGAGGCGATCGAGGCCCAGTCGGGCATCGTCCCCGACCTGCGCGTCTACCCGGCCGGGCACGCCTTCTTCAACGACCGCCGGCCGAGCCACGACGCGAAGTCGGCGGAGCAGGCGTGGACGAGCACGCTGGCCTTCCTGCACGAGCGGCTGGGCTAA
- a CDS encoding CPBP family intramembrane glutamic endopeptidase, producing the protein MSDKVETTPRDHPGRDLSWPWFLVVVIVYAGVIQGLGQLVGVDTSGSDSQFPTAESIVRNALIPIGASIVFAAGVVTWLGWWREVLHYRVPVRRWVRWVPISMIAVALIGVNYAHLADQSASLVVCLLVLGVFVGVGEELMFRGIGVHVFSRAGFSEGKIALYSSVVFGLVHISNAFGEGAQALVQALVVSTSGYFFYLCLRVRGTLLLPMLVHGLWDTSLISNLVGDSPQASLGMVLVIVLQVVLIVVLAVRRRSVEPASGNPVPPAETPATGA; encoded by the coding sequence GTGAGCGACAAGGTCGAGACGACACCGCGGGACCACCCCGGCCGGGATCTGTCCTGGCCGTGGTTCCTGGTCGTGGTGATCGTCTACGCGGGCGTCATCCAAGGCCTGGGGCAGCTCGTCGGCGTGGACACCAGCGGCTCCGACAGCCAGTTCCCCACCGCCGAGTCCATCGTCCGCAACGCGCTGATCCCCATCGGGGCGTCGATCGTCTTCGCCGCCGGCGTCGTCACCTGGCTGGGCTGGTGGCGCGAGGTCCTCCACTACCGTGTGCCGGTGCGGCGCTGGGTGCGCTGGGTGCCGATCTCCATGATCGCCGTCGCGCTGATCGGTGTGAACTACGCGCACCTCGCCGACCAGAGCGCCTCCCTCGTGGTCTGCCTGCTGGTGCTCGGCGTGTTCGTCGGCGTCGGCGAGGAGCTCATGTTCCGTGGCATCGGCGTCCACGTCTTCAGCCGCGCCGGATTCTCCGAGGGCAAGATCGCCCTCTACTCGTCGGTCGTCTTCGGCCTGGTGCACATCAGCAACGCCTTCGGCGAAGGAGCACAGGCCCTCGTGCAGGCTCTCGTCGTCTCCACGTCGGGCTACTTCTTCTACCTGTGCCTGCGCGTCCGCGGCACCCTGCTGCTGCCCATGCTCGTGCACGGCCTGTGGGACACCAGCCTGATCTCGAACCTGGTGGGCGACAGCCCTCAGGCGTCCCTGGGCATGGTCCTCGTCATCGTCCTCCAGGTCGTCCTGATCGTCGTCCTGGCCGTCAGGCGCCGGAGCGTCGAGCCCGCGTCCGGGAACCCCGTGCCGCCCGCCGAGACGCCCGCAACCGGGGCCTGA
- a CDS encoding purine-cytosine permease family protein — protein sequence MPLAHVSGGLPADSRPAVFDGSMPAAPGDLRVEGHGIEPVPESNRYGGPWRLFTVWFAPNLTMTGVFTGTIGIALGLDFRTALAAVVLGTVVGALPTAYLSTWGGLTGTGQLPLARLAFGRAVVLPGLLQWLSSVAWDALIGLFGGDALARLCGWPFWVGVLVMMAAQGALGVLGYEAIHRLQIVMTFVLAVAFAVIAWRMLDGVHPAATGSATGADHMGAFVLTSTIALSLSLSWAPYASDFSRYLPRTTSRPRMFWCTLLGLVVSFVAVQALGLWGASVLTDQTAAGVEELLGGGVAGAFGLLAVALAAVCSNAMNDYSGSLALQTLGVRIPRPVAAALAAALGFPLVLWMHAADTTARFQNVLLFVGYWIPGFVAIVVVDWIARARERAGAPVDLAVETARRFPAWPSLLAFVAAFGAAVPFMDTGLYVGPVADALHGADLSYYVAFLVALALYTPLRLRRRA from the coding sequence ATGCCATTGGCGCATGTTTCCGGCGGGCTGCCCGCCGACAGCCGGCCGGCCGTCTTCGACGGGTCGATGCCCGCGGCCCCCGGCGACCTGCGGGTGGAGGGACACGGCATCGAGCCGGTCCCCGAGAGCAACCGGTACGGCGGGCCCTGGCGCCTGTTCACCGTGTGGTTCGCCCCCAACCTGACGATGACGGGCGTGTTCACCGGCACCATCGGCATCGCGCTCGGTCTGGACTTCCGCACCGCCCTCGCGGCCGTCGTCCTCGGGACCGTGGTCGGGGCGCTGCCCACCGCCTACCTGAGCACCTGGGGCGGTCTCACCGGAACCGGTCAACTCCCGCTCGCACGGCTCGCGTTCGGCCGGGCGGTGGTGCTCCCCGGGCTGCTCCAGTGGCTGTCCTCGGTGGCCTGGGACGCGCTGATCGGGCTGTTCGGCGGGGACGCGCTGGCACGGTTGTGCGGCTGGCCGTTCTGGGTCGGCGTGCTCGTGATGATGGCGGCGCAGGGGGCTCTCGGTGTCCTCGGCTACGAGGCCATCCACCGCCTGCAGATCGTCATGACGTTCGTCCTCGCGGTCGCGTTCGCCGTGATCGCGTGGCGGATGCTGGACGGGGTCCATCCCGCCGCGACCGGCTCCGCGACCGGCGCGGACCACATGGGGGCGTTCGTGCTCACCAGCACCATCGCGCTCAGCCTGTCGCTGTCCTGGGCCCCGTACGCCAGTGACTTCAGCCGTTATCTGCCGCGCACCACCTCCCGGCCGCGGATGTTCTGGTGCACTCTGCTCGGACTCGTCGTGTCCTTCGTCGCCGTGCAGGCCCTCGGTCTGTGGGGCGCGTCCGTGCTGACCGACCAGACGGCCGCGGGTGTCGAGGAGTTGCTGGGCGGCGGGGTGGCGGGCGCGTTCGGGCTGCTCGCCGTCGCGCTGGCGGCGGTGTGCAGCAACGCGATGAACGACTACAGCGGTTCACTCGCCCTGCAGACCCTGGGGGTACGGATCCCGCGGCCGGTGGCGGCCGCGCTGGCAGCGGCGCTCGGGTTCCCGCTCGTGCTGTGGATGCACGCGGCGGACACCACCGCCCGCTTCCAGAACGTCCTGCTGTTCGTGGGCTACTGGATCCCCGGGTTCGTCGCGATCGTCGTCGTCGACTGGATCGCCCGGGCACGCGAGCGTGCCGGTGCCCCCGTCGACCTCGCCGTCGAGACCGCCCGCCGGTTCCCCGCGTGGCCGTCCCTGCTGGCCTTCGTCGCCGCGTTCGGCGCGGCCGTTCCGTTCATGGACACCGGCCTGTACGTGGGTCCGGTGGCCGACGCGCTGCACGGCGCCGACCTCTCCTACTACGTGGCCTTCCTCGTCGCCCTCGCCCTCTACACACCCCTGCGACTGCGCCGCCGCGCCTAG